The Desertibacillus haloalkaliphilus region GTAACCAGTTGATCTGGAGTCATTTCTTCGTCCGATTCTTGTTGCAATTGCTCCATTTCAATGTCTTCAAACACCTCAAATAAATCGATATGTTCCATATTTATATCCCATCAACAGAATGAGAGGAGATCCCCTCCGCTTCTGCAGATGGGAAATCCCCCCTTCTATTGATTTATCATTCTTACTATCGCTATCTTACCTCTAGTAACACGTGTTACACTTACCGATACGGTAGCCATGTTCTTCAATAAATGCCTTATCCTCTTTGCTCAATTGAAATGGAGCATCGATCACTTCATATTCTTCCTCACATGACGCACAACGCTCAATAAACCATTCTGTAAAGGTGATTTCAGCAAATCCACCACATCGTGCACATGGCCTTTCATAACAAGCTATAATACCATGTTCAGAATGTGCATTCATTAAAAACTCTCCAATCCCATGACAAGCTGGGCAAGTATCTACTCGCTCCGTCACTTGATATACCGTCATATTCATTTCAAATCATCCTCTCTAAAAAGTTCAAACTCTCAAATTAACGCCAAAAGTTCAGATAGACATTGATTTGGTGAGCCATTGCTTCAACTTCTCTTACGCTTGGTCTGGCAATATACCAATCAGCTGTCCCTTGCCTGCAACAATCTTCAACGATGGAAAAACCACCATTGTAGTCGTTCCGTTCATCATCCCGTTTCTTCATGTATTCATCGAATAAGAAGACATGTGATGTGATGCAGCCGTTTGTTTTATGAATGATCGATACTGAAAATCCTCGATAGGTTCCATGAACACCATTGGTGATGACATAAATTTCAGCATTTACGTACTCATTCAAAGACCAAACCCCTTTTTTGTTAAACCAGTGGATCTCTTGACTACCTTCAACACTCTCGAAAAACTCTCGATTAAAACTCTCAAAATCTACACTCATAACAAAACACCCTTTCTAAAATGTTCAATAAAAAAAGCACGAACCTAAAATCATAGATTCGTACTTTCCATCTCTCATGGTTTTTGCAAGGCTTCATGCATACGAAGCACAACCATAGCCAAATTAAATACTCCCCATAAAACTAGTGCTACAATAAAAACAAATGTAAGTCCTAGCTTTACTAGCGTGTAGGGTGTCATGAACATAAACATAAGCACCACAAACGCCATACAACCCAATAAAACATTCCCCAACGTCAAACGTTGTTTAAAATCTTGACGATTGTACATAGAATCAACTCCTCTCAATATGAAACTATATAAACACACGATCAAAGACCGTGGTGTCCACCCATTTCGTAAAAGAACGCAAAAAAGCGCCCTTTCAGAACGAACGTAAATAGACAGACTTGTAGTGTGTGCTAGTCTGTTCTAAAAAAGTTCACTCCAAAAGAGCGCGTTGAAATCAAAAACACATGCTGCAGACATCGCTTGATGTCGCAAGAAATAAAGTAAATAAGATAATTAATAGATAACTTCATTATAACATAATTGGTTATGTTGAGAAAACAAGACTATATTTTCTCCCATAAAAAAACTCACCCCGATTGATCATCGTTTAGGGTGAGTTTGTTCTATAGATACGATTAATCAACCTTCCTTAAAGCACTCGTTAGAACAACGGTATATGCTCCATCCATACGAATGGCTGATAAGGAACCACTTTCATTATAAAAGTGTAAGAAATTCGTTAAGATCTCCTTATTACTCGAATACCCACTCGAATAATAAACCATCTCATTCCTTTTAAAATCTCCCTGTGGACTAGCATCATTCGCTGTTGTACGTTGATCCGTCCCTCTTTCATCATGACTCTCTTCATGACCGCTCATGTCGATTTCAGTAAAGCTAAATAAGTCTAAGTGATCCATCAAAAAACCTCCTTAAAATTCTCCAATTAACTTTGTTAACTCTAATTCTTCAAGTTGCACTTCCATTGCTTCTTTATTGACATTTAATACGAGATCGTTAAAATCCACTTGGCAACCTTCAATGTCACAAACGATTTTAGAAAGCTCATAACTTAGTTCAGCAACCTCTTTAGACCCTTCAATCTTGTTAACATAACGTTTATACGGACTCTCTTTTAATGCTTCGATTACTTCATCATTGTACAAATCTTCAATGTGAAATATCTTATAATCAGCTAAGGCAGGTAAAAACTTCTCACCAACACCTTTAATACCTGGAATATTATCCGACTTATCACCGAGTATCGCTTTAGCAGTTAACCACTGGCTCGTGGCGATGCCATATTGCTTTTGGAAGTCAGCAGCTGTAAACATGGACTCGTCTTCACCTTGACGCTTAAACAATTGGTGAGTTCGATCATCTAACAATTGGAATAAGTCCTTATCACTTGATGCAATCAATACCTCACCATCATGGTGTTTTTTCCATTGAGTAGCAAGAGTTCCAATGTAATCATCAGCTTCCCACGTCTCATGGGAGAAGTAAGGCACATTCATGGCGTGTAACAGCGTTTCGCAAAGAGGAAATTGCTGTTTTAATTCTTCGTCACTTTCTCTTCCAGCCTTGTACTCAGGATACATTTGTTTTCTAAACGTCTTTTTGGAGTCTCGATCCCAGCAAGTGATGACATGGGTAGGCTCATATTGCCGTATTAAGCGAAAGAGTGATTTCATGAAGACATAAACACCATTTGTATAAAGGCCATTAGAATTCGGTTTTAAATCCCCTCTCCATGAGGTGGCAAAGTAGCCTTTAGCCAATAGATTGCTTCCATCAATCAATAATAACTTCTCTTTACAATCATCTTCCGTGGTTGTTTTCACTGGCTCTACATGCTCCTTTACAGGTTGTTGAACAGATTTCATTGTAACAGAAAAAGAACCTTCATCAGCTGTAAAACCCTGAACAAGAGCACCTGTACTGCATTGATCAAATACGGTTTGAACCACTTTATCAATCGCAACACTAACATCAGAAGCAACATTACCTTCAATAAACATACAATCTACAATGACTAGATCTCCCTCTTCTCTTGTTTTAACCTCCACGTTGTTAGCAGGCTCAACAAATGCAAATAAGCTATCCATATCTGATCCTTGTTGCGCCAATGGCCCCCCTTTATTCGAGACATCGAACGATAAACGATTCATTTGATCATAGGAAACCTCTTGGACGATGTTGTTATTTTGCCTTTTTAGTCGCTCTGATACGCTTTTCAACGCACATAACAACGTCTTCTCTGTTAACAGCTTAGGAAACATCACAAATACACTCATCAAAACATCCTCCCTAAAAAGTTTTAAACACACAAAAAAAGCCTTTTGAATTCAAAAAGATAGACAGACTTGTAACAAGTCATCTAAACTTCATGAACCCAAAAGGCTCCATTTCTCAAAAAAACAAATGCTGCTGACCAATGTTTGGTCGCAAAAAATAAAGTACAAAGTAAAATTGGATGTAAATCTATCATATCAAAGTTTTTAACTGATTTCCAAAATATATCTAGTTAATACTTATTATTCCTGATTTCACCTATAACAAATGGAAGGATAATGATCATCACCGCTATCAGTACCACTCCCATTTTCACTAAATCGTTTTCGAATTGAGAAGCTACAATTGGTGCAACTAATAGCATTGAAACTGAAATCATACTTAATAAAAGGAATCCGAATGTTACAAATGTCTCTTTTATCATCAGTGCTCCCCTTCCTATTCACTTAATAATTACAACGTACGAACATCTACTCACTATCGCTAAAATTAATCATGTTCTAATCTTTGCTTTCTCTCGTTTCGACTGATTAAAAATGAGTTCCCCACTATACAGCGATTAAATCGTCCCTATGAAACACACCTACATCACACCCAAACTCAACCTGGTAAGAGACAACTTTGTTGCGATATAGGTGAGTGACAACACCCTTTTTCCCCTTGAATCGATCTAAGTAATAATAGTCCTCGCTATCCATGTCTGCCGTAGGTTTGATAGCTTTTACTCGATCTCCAATATCTAATTCATCGTTAATGGCCATTGGTGATACCATTTCTTGAACCTCAGCATCTATGTGTTTCTTCTGATTGATATCTTGAATATCTTCTTGATCTTCAAACCAATCGATTAGGTCTATTTGTTCCAAACCTACCACCCCTTTTGACATGTATTAAAACAAAAGGAATCGACCAGCTAACACTAGCATCGATTCCCCCTTTTGTTATCAATTATTTGATTTGCGAGAGATGTTGATCTAATTCGCCAATGGCTTCCTTTGCTTGTGCCATATGCTCAAGTAGATCAGGAACAACCCACTGTTTATTCTCACTTAGTACTTGGTAAAGGCCTTTCATTGCTTCAAATGGGTCTTCTTTAGAAAAATGATATAGAACGTTTGTAGATACATCCTCATGGACCATTGCCCCTACCGTGATCACATCATACGATGTCTTACCATTAATTAAGAAAGCAGATTCAACGTTTTCATTTTCGACCAAAGGTAAAATATCCTTTTCTTTAATCCCATACTCTTTCATAACAACCTCTTTATGATTCACCATCGTAAAACCCCTCTCCATTTAGTAAGTTGGATAAGACCAATCTGTCGGTTTCGGCGCTGAAATCATTTGAATCTTTCCGTTAACCACTAATACATATTGACCGAAACCCTTGTCGTTCACATACCAGCAAATGTTTGAGCGTAACGATTCAGAAGCCTTGTGATCGTGGAGTGGCACCAAGGATTTATAAATAGTCGATAACCATCCCTTTTGAACGTTTTCTCTAACTGTTACCGGCATGAATTTACGAGGATAATGATTAATGATCCAGCAGCCAAATGACCGATCCGGTGCAACATACCAATAAGCATCTTTATGTACCTGATGAGTACTTGGTTGTTCTGGATAATTCATGTCTTCTTGACCACGGTTCGCTTCACCCATAAACTCAAACAGAAAGTTCGCATCCTCAAAATCAATATCATACTCATCATCAAGATACGTGAATTTGTACTTACTTAATGGGTGATCTCCTTTATCCTTCCCATCAAATTTCGAACATCGGAGAGGGGTACGTGGAGAATCAACCTCAACATTATGATAAATGCCACACTCACTTGTTTTTTTATCAAAATAAGAGCAATGCGTACGGCATGTTTTCTTCATTTCATTACCACCTGTTTTTTTATGATTATCGACAACTAATTCAAGATCATTCATCTTAGATCCCTCCCCGTTTTTTTAAATGACGTGAAATACATAAGGGATAAATAAGGATAAGGTTCCCATTAAAAAAGCACCGATTTTCAGCCCTCGTTGCCATCGAAAGTAGTCTTGATGATCATGCATTTGATAAAACATCTTAACGATAGCTGCAACTAAAAACATCCCAAATGCCAAGTACAAACTTACCTCTTGCAAAAGAAGAACAACATCACTTACTAATAGTGTAAAATCTGTTAAAGTTCCTGTCAAGAGAAAAACAGGCCCTACTCGAATAATTAAAATTGCAATGAATGAAAAAATCATCGTATTGGTTGCCCATTTCATCCATTCACCATTTCGTAAAATCATAGACATAATCATGCCAATTACACCTGCAATGAAGATTAACGTAATAACATTAACGCCAATCGTATAAGCGGATGGCATCCATCCGCTAACAGAGTTTGTAAAAGAGGACAATGGACCTTCATCCGTTATGGACTCATTTGAATTGACCGACTGATTATAAGTGTTTACGTCAAATCCTTCCGCAAACATCGGTAATTGGAATGAAAATAGAAAGAAAATAGCTACTAAGCCAGAAAATAAAATTTTCACCGATTAACCAACTCCTTGGTTTCGCGGTTGAGCAATTTTTCTTCCGGTAGAAGATCATTCTTTGAAGATTTTACTTGTAACATTTGGTTTGCAATATCAAATCTCATTTTTTCACAAATGATAGGAATTTCGTATGTATAATACTGTTCTTTATCCGCCCAATGTTTAACATGATTTAAGACTCCTGTCCACTGGTCTAGTAGTTGCTGATTCACCTTTTCGGTTTCATTAACTAGTTTCGGAATTTC contains the following coding sequences:
- a CDS encoding 5'-3' exonuclease; this translates as MSVFVMFPKLLTEKTLLCALKSVSERLKRQNNNIVQEVSYDQMNRLSFDVSNKGGPLAQQGSDMDSLFAFVEPANNVEVKTREEGDLVIVDCMFIEGNVASDVSVAIDKVVQTVFDQCSTGALVQGFTADEGSFSVTMKSVQQPVKEHVEPVKTTTEDDCKEKLLLIDGSNLLAKGYFATSWRGDLKPNSNGLYTNGVYVFMKSLFRLIRQYEPTHVITCWDRDSKKTFRKQMYPEYKAGRESDEELKQQFPLCETLLHAMNVPYFSHETWEADDYIGTLATQWKKHHDGEVLIASSDKDLFQLLDDRTHQLFKRQGEDESMFTAADFQKQYGIATSQWLTAKAILGDKSDNIPGIKGVGEKFLPALADYKIFHIEDLYNDEVIEALKESPYKRYVNKIEGSKEVAELSYELSKIVCDIEGCQVDFNDLVLNVNKEAMEVQLEELELTKLIGEF